The Chryseobacterium indicum genome includes a window with the following:
- a CDS encoding S24 family peptidase: MTNLEFKEIRKKLKMKQAEIAEAIGVGTRAVQYWEKGERKIPETTAYFVKNMLQEQQQKPNNSASPVAYSDLKIMYVPLANQYAQAGYLSRFADEEYIESLPTIPFSDDVEHRGEYMCFEVRGDSMDDGSYESYLEGDIILCRNIRQDYWMSKLHYDKWDFVIVHKEKGILVKRIINHDVERGIITLHSLNEYYEDFEIHLQDVAKLFNIISTRRKNNRR; encoded by the coding sequence ATGACCAACTTAGAATTCAAAGAGATCAGAAAGAAACTAAAAATGAAGCAGGCTGAGATCGCCGAGGCGATAGGAGTTGGTACGAGAGCCGTTCAGTACTGGGAAAAAGGCGAAAGAAAAATACCGGAAACCACTGCTTATTTTGTAAAAAACATGCTGCAGGAACAGCAACAGAAACCTAATAACAGCGCATCGCCGGTTGCTTATTCGGATCTAAAGATCATGTACGTTCCGCTGGCGAACCAATACGCACAAGCCGGATATCTGAGCAGGTTTGCGGACGAGGAATATATAGAAAGTTTACCCACGATTCCTTTCAGTGATGATGTGGAACACCGCGGCGAATATATGTGCTTTGAAGTTCGGGGAGACAGTATGGACGACGGCTCCTACGAAAGTTACCTTGAAGGCGATATTATTTTATGCAGAAATATCCGCCAGGATTACTGGATGAGCAAGCTGCATTATGATAAATGGGATTTTGTCATTGTACACAAAGAAAAAGGGATTCTCGTGAAAAGAATCATTAATCATGATGTGGAACGAGGCATTATCACGCTTCATTCTCTGAATGAATATTACGAAGATTTTGAAATTCATCTTCAGGATGTTGCCAAGCTCTTCAATATCATCAGTACAAGGCGTAAAAATAACAGAAGGTGA
- a CDS encoding immunity 49 family protein, with protein MEKIDLHKIDAPEVINWNFVRRQKRYPDNLKDAKEIFSFLFYVYRDFSEFLQMSVLEKPELSLQKYWFTYGLNCIGEFCRLAHFPNEVEEAQIDESGVFSIKVEETNQHINILKALSMATIARDKEKQKIIADSPLYLWEMKEENLNNGNFVTCFLLLMKEYYSNKTFNEELFEKSQQYVILNKSEIGPDIKQKFWIYYMNEFLIALKSLAADNEAEFNQNLIKAIKAHQEVWSQKKALNRGGTSLCRSNEGFLSWDCTALAAMAYDKGWKLEIESDYMPGFMVDGSINK; from the coding sequence ATGGAAAAAATTGATCTACATAAAATAGATGCACCTGAAGTTATTAACTGGAACTTTGTAAGAAGACAAAAACGTTATCCAGATAATTTAAAAGATGCAAAAGAAATTTTTAGTTTTTTGTTTTACGTTTACAGGGATTTTTCAGAATTTTTACAAATGTCTGTTTTAGAGAAACCAGAATTATCTTTGCAAAAGTATTGGTTTACATATGGACTCAACTGTATTGGCGAATTTTGTCGTTTGGCTCACTTTCCAAATGAAGTAGAAGAAGCTCAAATAGACGAGAGTGGTGTTTTCTCTATTAAAGTAGAAGAAACAAACCAACACATTAATATTTTGAAAGCGCTTTCTATGGCAACCATAGCGAGAGATAAAGAAAAGCAAAAAATTATTGCCGATAGCCCTCTTTACTTGTGGGAAATGAAAGAAGAAAATCTTAATAATGGTAATTTTGTAACCTGTTTTTTATTATTAATGAAAGAGTATTACTCAAATAAAACATTTAATGAAGAGCTTTTTGAAAAATCACAACAATATGTAATATTAAATAAATCTGAAATAGGACCAGACATCAAACAAAAATTTTGGATCTATTATATGAATGAATTTTTAATAGCTTTAAAATCTTTAGCTGCTGATAATGAAGCAGAGTTCAATCAGAATTTAATTAAAGCGATAAAAGCACACCAAGAAGTCTGGAGTCAAAAGAAAGCATTAAATCGTGGCGGAACTTCTTTATGCAGATCAAATGAAGGATTTTTATCATGGGACTGTACAGCTTTAGCAGCTATGGCTTATGATAAAGGCTGGAAGCTGGAAATTGAATCAGATTATATGCCAGGCTTTATGGTTGATGGCAGTATAAATAAGTAA
- a CDS encoding PKD domain-containing protein, whose translation MNAKLDNVTTQYRKFNENQVLTDGQLNEFIDYFEDQDRLSRTLLSGVGIVCGFKSTITSSGLITDVMEKVAPQKAENALDTIVITQGAGVTTDGDLITLRTGKEKSSDVTIDFDAKNYRYFREYKDKVRYDHFRIGEEQIPLLELATDDELKQMKVKGLDTGSFKDIKTLEKLNEKIIILYLESYSNDETPCEDADCDNTGAEQVSDLKVLLADFQSVSDLMANGNEKDTLYKIHNSYEELFDRLPNIEAKRVILDPKIETAGQLKARFRSAMDSVTRLSEGFEAIAGTFKIDMNFSGLSLFNKLNTLLSASSPRLDDFQYRYDLLKDLIDTYNEIKGLILHLNAECCPSIASFPKHLMLGYAGGSLELGEYAAFRHGFYHSPITTQDDENYERLILLANRFVQKINGFQSYVGPVKITPSNLYVRLGEKAIPYYYNVDKTLLDKWNFEKTKTDRETYNLSYHTANLSSEDHIQNPLNYNIDNNDFYRIEGHLELPYETAVQNINDLKVKYGLAFDVSVLLLNNGKKTDDTSEEPRKVSIEELRNKLLSISNEISKEAGDPKNALLNLSKLDSDLKLLNKAKFETPSGTSDDVTIVKEDPRKEEISTELLSDFLERKSGLEHLSGVEPGGTFVLIAESKANNQVIADFSLPYLCCSKKDPVFLSLPSGKLCQNEKPVLMTIVPLDGQVKAFVNGTEISAITQTGGQSYFDPALVGAAYLGQTITFTVNDDPVDTQMVVYKKPEIVYVASGSITYSTPTTDPNTTDPDATVEFDVTGDFTDLDFTWNFGDGSPIHYNELPTNKKTHTYNLVSGQEETFHPTLTVTNKNGCSNVYELSPLKLKGQSTIACLSGMRIVVQFRYGPDGTHTCNRASFNLLGNGVLIEGTKPYSDPVIKGNIHLSNTKGNQDAGNIIPGGHPSSRYNEIIITQEEAEALAAGANEGFVQFSLDCAMPPSIGCHTGVAFTQLFLANDSTPIYSGYPDGNFLEINPCTGVTR comes from the coding sequence ATGAATGCTAAATTAGATAATGTAACAACCCAATATAGAAAGTTTAACGAAAATCAGGTACTTACAGACGGGCAGTTAAATGAATTCATAGACTATTTCGAAGATCAGGACAGGCTCTCGAGAACACTTCTCAGCGGGGTAGGAATTGTATGCGGATTTAAATCCACAATTACCAGTTCCGGTCTCATTACAGACGTTATGGAAAAAGTCGCTCCGCAAAAGGCTGAAAATGCTTTGGATACCATTGTGATTACTCAGGGAGCAGGCGTTACCACAGACGGAGATTTAATTACACTTCGTACAGGAAAAGAGAAATCTTCAGACGTTACGATAGATTTCGATGCCAAAAATTACAGATACTTCAGAGAGTATAAAGACAAAGTGAGGTATGATCATTTCCGAATCGGAGAAGAACAGATTCCTTTATTGGAACTGGCAACCGATGACGAACTGAAGCAAATGAAAGTTAAAGGATTAGATACAGGAAGTTTTAAAGACATTAAAACTCTGGAAAAACTGAATGAAAAAATCATCATCCTTTATCTGGAAAGCTACTCTAATGATGAAACACCTTGTGAAGATGCGGATTGTGATAACACCGGAGCAGAGCAGGTTTCTGATCTTAAAGTGCTTTTGGCAGATTTTCAGTCTGTTTCCGATCTTATGGCGAATGGAAATGAAAAAGATACGCTGTATAAAATTCATAATTCTTACGAAGAGCTTTTTGACCGCTTACCAAATATTGAAGCGAAAAGAGTAATTCTTGATCCTAAAATTGAAACTGCCGGTCAGCTAAAAGCAAGATTTCGCAGCGCTATGGATTCTGTTACCAGATTGTCTGAAGGTTTTGAGGCAATTGCAGGTACTTTTAAAATAGACATGAACTTCAGTGGCTTATCGCTCTTCAACAAACTGAATACCCTGTTGTCTGCATCTTCCCCAAGACTGGATGATTTTCAGTACAGATATGATCTCCTGAAAGATCTTATTGATACCTACAACGAAATAAAAGGGCTTATCTTACATCTGAATGCAGAATGTTGTCCTTCTATTGCGTCATTCCCTAAACATTTGATGTTGGGATATGCCGGAGGCTCTTTGGAACTGGGAGAATATGCGGCTTTCCGTCACGGATTCTATCATTCTCCCATCACAACTCAGGATGATGAAAATTATGAAAGGCTGATATTGCTTGCCAATCGTTTTGTGCAGAAAATCAACGGATTTCAATCGTATGTAGGACCCGTTAAAATTACACCATCCAATCTTTATGTAAGATTAGGAGAAAAAGCAATTCCATATTATTATAACGTAGATAAGACTTTACTGGATAAATGGAATTTTGAAAAAACAAAGACAGACAGAGAAACCTATAATTTAAGTTATCATACTGCGAACTTATCATCAGAAGATCATATTCAGAATCCCCTGAATTATAATATCGACAACAATGATTTCTACAGAATTGAAGGACATCTTGAACTGCCATACGAAACAGCGGTACAGAATATTAATGATCTTAAAGTAAAGTACGGACTGGCTTTTGACGTTAGCGTTTTACTTTTAAATAATGGTAAAAAAACGGATGATACCTCTGAAGAGCCCAGAAAAGTTTCTATTGAAGAACTCAGAAATAAATTATTATCCATTTCCAATGAGATCAGCAAAGAAGCTGGCGATCCTAAAAATGCGCTCCTTAATTTATCGAAATTAGACAGTGATCTTAAATTATTGAATAAAGCTAAATTTGAAACCCCTTCCGGAACATCAGATGACGTTACGATTGTAAAAGAAGATCCCAGAAAAGAAGAAATTTCTACAGAACTTTTAAGCGATTTTTTAGAAAGAAAATCCGGCTTGGAGCATCTTTCCGGTGTAGAACCGGGCGGAACATTTGTTTTGATTGCAGAGTCGAAGGCAAACAATCAGGTTATTGCAGACTTCTCATTGCCTTATTTATGCTGTTCTAAAAAAGATCCTGTGTTCTTATCATTACCTTCAGGTAAACTTTGCCAAAATGAAAAACCGGTTCTTATGACAATCGTTCCTTTGGATGGTCAGGTAAAAGCATTTGTAAACGGAACAGAAATATCCGCCATTACCCAGACCGGAGGACAAAGTTATTTTGATCCGGCATTGGTTGGCGCAGCTTATCTTGGACAAACCATTACTTTCACAGTTAATGATGATCCTGTGGATACTCAAATGGTTGTTTACAAAAAACCAGAAATTGTATATGTAGCTTCAGGTTCCATAACATATAGTACTCCTACTACAGATCCTAACACCACAGACCCGGATGCAACAGTAGAATTTGATGTCACTGGAGATTTTACAGATCTTGATTTTACTTGGAATTTTGGTGATGGTAGCCCGATACATTATAACGAATTACCAACTAACAAAAAGACTCACACTTATAATCTTGTTTCCGGACAGGAGGAAACTTTTCATCCAACACTTACGGTAACAAACAAAAATGGATGTAGTAATGTATATGAATTGAGTCCTCTAAAATTAAAAGGACAATCAACCATTGCTTGTTTAAGTGGAATGAGGATTGTCGTTCAGTTTAGATATGGTCCAGACGGTACCCATACTTGTAATCGAGCTAGTTTTAATCTATTAGGAAACGGAGTATTGATAGAGGGTACAAAACCATATTCAGATCCTGTGATAAAAGGGAATATTCATTTAAGTAATACGAAAGGAAATCAAGACGCGGGTAATATTATTCCGGGCGGTCATCCATCAAGTAGATATAATGAAATTATTATAACGCAAGAAGAAGCGGAAGCGTTAGCAGCAGGAGCGAATGAAGGATTTGTACAATTTTCACTGGATTGTGCAATGCCTCCTAGCATTGGATGTCATACAGGTGTTGCTTTTACTCAGTTATTTTTAGCAAACGATTCTACACCTATTTATTCTGGCTATCCTGATGGAAATTTCTTAGAAATCAATCCTTGTACAGGAGTGACAAGATAA
- a CDS encoding transposase: MSRGKRGFSTRFDLGKIFQLIIKRLKTGCQWRELSLKEYFTNQRISWQLIYYYFNKWSKDGSFRRIWVSLLKKNKRDLDLSCVQMDGSHTRSKTGGESVGYQGRKSSKTSNCIFLCDNQGQMLSMGEPVSGEHHDLYQIEETLEEIFVLLDEADIECKGLFLNADSGFDGKKCRDILEKKEMIANIKENPRNGNTQHEKYFDSELYKRRFKIEKANAWLDSFKALLVRFETLNITWVSLHYLAFSILFLRKIKV; this comes from the coding sequence TTGAGCAGAGGAAAACGGGGATTTTCAACAAGATTTGATTTAGGGAAAATCTTTCAACTCATTATTAAGCGTTTAAAAACAGGCTGCCAATGGCGCGAGCTGAGTCTTAAAGAGTACTTTACCAATCAGAGAATCAGTTGGCAACTGATTTATTATTATTTTAATAAATGGAGTAAGGATGGTTCTTTCAGGCGAATTTGGGTTTCCCTTCTTAAAAAGAATAAAAGAGATTTAGATCTTTCCTGTGTTCAGATGGACGGGAGTCATACGCGCAGTAAAACCGGTGGCGAATCGGTAGGTTATCAGGGACGAAAATCATCAAAGACCAGTAATTGTATCTTCCTTTGTGATAATCAGGGACAAATGCTTTCAATGGGAGAGCCGGTGAGCGGAGAACATCATGACCTTTATCAGATTGAAGAAACTTTAGAGGAGATTTTTGTTCTTTTGGATGAAGCTGATATAGAGTGTAAAGGATTATTCCTGAATGCAGATTCAGGTTTTGACGGTAAAAAATGCAGAGATATTCTTGAGAAAAAAGAAATGATTGCCAATATTAAAGAGAATCCACGGAATGGAAATACACAGCATGAAAAATATTTTGATTCCGAACTGTATAAAAGAAGATTCAAAATAGAAAAAGCAAATGCATGGCTGGATAGCTTCAAAGCGCTATTAGTAAGGTTTGAAACTTTAAATATTACATGGGTGAGTTTGCATTATCTGGCTTTTTCTATTTTGTTTCTCAGAAAAATAAAAGTTTAA
- a CDS encoding HNH endonuclease: MSNKQVEIEMSGDSPTDIRAANKKMFDKSTTDKKVQTGYEDYTWHHHHDQKRMILVPTDLHQAARHYGGDSLTRAKLGLEE; this comes from the coding sequence TTGAGTAATAAGCAAGTTGAAATTGAAATGTCAGGAGACTCTCCGACTGATATTAGAGCTGCTAATAAGAAAATGTTTGATAAATCAACAACAGATAAAAAAGTACAAACTGGCTATGAAGATTATACATGGCATCACCATCATGACCAGAAAAGAATGATACTAGTACCAACTGACTTGCATCAAGCAGCAAGACATTATGGAGGAGATTCACTTACACGGGCAAAACTTGGATTAGAAGAATAA
- a CDS encoding ankyrin repeat domain-containing protein, producing MIFSMIIKNQLDELIEILKKENIDLSQKNEFGNTPLHVACHSINVEIVELLLKYPLDINAKGIDECTPLYYAIGKNDIKVAKILIDKGADVNIADKDGNTPLMIAVDMFEDDNTIIKLLLENGADPYQKNNYGVSVYKLLEMPRLEPIRKLFPPEK from the coding sequence ATGATTTTTAGCATGATAATAAAAAATCAATTGGATGAATTGATTGAAATTTTAAAAAAAGAAAATATTGATTTATCTCAAAAGAATGAATTTGGAAATACACCACTTCATGTTGCATGTCACAGTATTAATGTTGAAATTGTTGAATTACTTTTAAAATATCCATTAGATATTAATGCAAAGGGAATAGATGAATGCACTCCACTATATTATGCAATTGGGAAGAATGATATTAAAGTAGCTAAAATTTTGATTGACAAAGGGGCTGATGTAAACATTGCCGATAAAGATGGTAATACTCCATTAATGATTGCAGTTGATATGTTCGAAGATGACAATACCATAATAAAATTATTGTTAGAAAATGGAGCCGATCCGTATCAGAAAAATAATTACGGAGTTTCTGTTTATAAATTGTTGGAAATGCCAAGATTGGAGCCGATTAGAAAATTGTTTCCACCAGAAAAATAA
- a CDS encoding PKD domain-containing protein translates to MNNQLNNIPEKYRNFIQLSDISTRYRKFSKGQYIEYTQFNEFLDFFEDQDRLSRVMLQGVGIVCGFKPELTYSNKKLNSIKLSQGVAVTTDGDLLTLNNTSKVSEELYVSDLKTISIDSKEYTHFKKYDNFKVNYPAFYDENGGQIELWELATAQEATSDFQQVANFTDLEDQYLMLYLESYEKEVKPCRGVDCDNHGIQQIRNLKVLVTNEQGVNYILQKDRIQPHPLFIEDILGSVKQERVILERLIKEKGIEAQFSFADLKSLYTEVLERNNYGELVFKKISEISKLFRLSVADHPSFKKVLERCLNLPSGFQYAYDVIKDLADTYSEIIRLLPKTFTKCLPDFASFPKHIMLGKLNSQTKLDSSRHQFYNSPVLDDEKAMQKVKTLISRFNLQVQNFKYPNRHVEVIESDIPIEAESAIKITPSQKSDLLGNRAIPFYYRITDEFLKVWDFNKIRTPSFRNNAGYNAGMFSQEAYVKKPLDFDMDRTPFYNIEGHQGMHYQDAFDEIKKIRDKQQLGFDIMLLSFKELLKNKDFSKAYFNEYIDKYSGLEHKHGVAKGGTFIMVYDHIGRDEVIVADFSLPYICCTPKVKINLTLPDTTICAKAEKIPFTVFPFNGIVTANVDSDLNGGVQLIDGLYFFDPASVSQELHNQPISFSVNGKSTDCTITVITEPQVRIVVEKVDLPESDSTSTVVKFKITGDHFMDYQYSWDFLDNGSQVIQNPDSEGFVTHTFNNLSPRKIPNIKVKVIGGGCEQNIVIEKWYNNVPSNISVNAGADQTFVQSNLGYGTPVLRKIKNIGSPPNYGAHANPNDKFLIELGIEDGAGTDINTCRLYYKKQSSSQWYSDGSSVYNGTQTEILFNNIVNQGEILDFKLGVYISGSTTEIFSNQLSLSYYEINNATEGEIRFPDEWITPNSVQSVLTPFIINLNGSVQLSGSTLNSVLWEVISGPSGAAFSFGNSTNAVTTFSTNTYGTYILRLSASNSSAQSSSDEVTIVINRQMNTSPVAVATWNDGTDGILTVEWDTYDPYSGTWYGFYQAQLSGSASSDSDGNIVGYYWQYNLNGSGWNDLETASPAFPNVPTPVKSIETNGNWKFRVKVKDDFGTISNWSNELILNITDTKTGIPSNLFALNILYGGLGYYNTQAQLNNSSANKIHKLVVKTISYTNTVGNIATDKFLLRIEGNGTLQYSTPAVGVERDITSVMNDNMLITIDLDYPIPAKNAIIKFIAYDTNNNIMDTKTIKMGNSGNAIAYVSNGNSMSFPIKVNSNKKVKVIVNGSVNMNPGWNVSLANGLNPASETHNLVSNEAKTFNLVLIPGNTYYLMSNSIQGPTGTSATVELIDS, encoded by the coding sequence ATGAATAATCAATTAAATAATATACCGGAGAAATACCGGAACTTTATTCAATTAAGTGATATATCGACCCGGTACCGCAAATTCAGCAAAGGACAATACATTGAGTATACTCAGTTCAATGAGTTTTTAGACTTTTTTGAGGATCAGGATCGCTTATCCAGAGTAATGCTTCAGGGGGTAGGTATAGTATGTGGTTTTAAACCTGAGCTTACCTATTCCAATAAAAAACTCAACAGCATAAAACTTTCGCAGGGAGTCGCAGTTACAACAGACGGAGATTTGCTAACCCTGAATAATACGAGTAAGGTAAGTGAAGAGTTATATGTAAGTGATCTAAAGACAATCAGTATTGATAGTAAAGAATATACTCATTTTAAAAAATACGACAATTTTAAAGTAAACTATCCTGCATTTTATGATGAAAACGGAGGACAGATTGAACTTTGGGAACTGGCTACAGCTCAGGAAGCAACTTCAGATTTTCAGCAGGTAGCCAACTTTACGGATCTCGAAGATCAATACCTGATGCTCTATCTGGAAAGCTATGAAAAAGAAGTAAAACCTTGCAGGGGAGTAGATTGTGACAATCATGGAATCCAGCAGATCCGAAATCTAAAAGTATTGGTTACAAACGAACAGGGTGTTAATTATATTCTTCAGAAAGACCGTATTCAGCCGCATCCGTTATTTATAGAGGATATATTAGGCTCGGTAAAGCAGGAACGCGTTATTCTGGAAAGACTTATTAAAGAAAAGGGAATTGAAGCACAATTTTCCTTTGCAGATTTAAAAAGTCTTTACACAGAAGTTTTGGAAAGAAACAACTATGGTGAACTTGTTTTTAAAAAAATCAGCGAAATTTCTAAATTGTTTAGACTTTCTGTTGCAGATCATCCTTCCTTTAAAAAAGTTTTGGAAAGATGTCTTAACCTGCCATCGGGTTTTCAGTATGCTTATGATGTGATAAAAGATTTAGCGGATACGTATTCGGAAATTATCAGGCTACTTCCTAAAACATTTACAAAATGTCTTCCCGATTTTGCTTCTTTTCCTAAACATATTATGCTGGGGAAATTAAATTCACAAACGAAGCTGGACTCTTCAAGACATCAGTTTTACAATTCACCGGTCTTGGATGATGAAAAGGCGATGCAGAAAGTTAAAACATTAATTAGCCGTTTCAATCTGCAGGTACAGAATTTTAAATATCCAAACCGCCATGTAGAAGTAATTGAGAGTGATATACCAATAGAAGCGGAATCCGCCATTAAAATTACTCCGTCTCAAAAGTCAGACCTTTTAGGAAATAGAGCGATCCCATTCTATTACAGAATTACTGATGAGTTTCTGAAAGTCTGGGATTTCAATAAGATACGAACTCCGTCGTTCCGTAATAATGCAGGCTATAATGCGGGTATGTTTTCACAGGAAGCCTATGTAAAGAAACCATTGGATTTTGACATGGACAGAACTCCGTTTTATAATATTGAAGGACATCAGGGAATGCATTATCAGGATGCTTTTGATGAAATAAAAAAGATCAGAGACAAACAGCAGCTGGGATTTGATATTATGCTTTTGTCATTTAAAGAATTATTGAAAAATAAAGATTTTTCAAAAGCTTACTTTAATGAATATATCGATAAATATTCGGGTTTAGAACATAAACACGGAGTTGCAAAAGGAGGTACTTTTATCATGGTGTATGATCATATTGGGAGAGATGAAGTTATTGTTGCAGATTTCTCGCTTCCGTATATCTGCTGTACGCCAAAAGTGAAGATTAATCTGACTTTGCCTGATACGACTATTTGTGCCAAAGCAGAGAAAATTCCGTTTACGGTATTCCCTTTCAATGGCATCGTAACGGCAAATGTAGATTCTGATCTGAATGGCGGAGTACAATTAATTGATGGATTGTATTTCTTTGATCCTGCATCGGTAAGTCAGGAATTACATAACCAGCCAATTAGCTTTAGCGTTAATGGAAAATCTACAGATTGTACCATTACAGTGATTACAGAACCGCAGGTGAGAATTGTCGTGGAGAAAGTTGATCTTCCTGAGTCTGATTCAACATCAACTGTTGTGAAATTTAAAATAACAGGAGATCACTTCATGGATTATCAGTATAGCTGGGATTTCCTTGATAACGGAAGTCAGGTAATTCAAAATCCGGATTCAGAAGGTTTTGTTACTCATACATTCAATAATCTTTCTCCGAGAAAAATTCCGAACATAAAAGTAAAAGTTATTGGAGGCGGATGTGAACAGAATATAGTTATTGAAAAGTGGTATAATAATGTTCCAAGTAATATTTCTGTTAATGCAGGAGCGGATCAGACATTTGTCCAATCAAATCTAGGATATGGAACTCCGGTTTTAAGAAAAATTAAAAATATAGGTTCTCCTCCTAATTACGGTGCACATGCTAATCCTAATGATAAATTTTTGATAGAGTTAGGTATAGAAGATGGTGCAGGTACTGATATCAATACATGTAGACTGTACTATAAAAAACAATCTAGCAGTCAATGGTATTCAGATGGGAGTTCGGTTTATAATGGTACACAAACAGAAATACTTTTTAATAATATAGTCAATCAGGGTGAGATTCTGGATTTTAAACTTGGGGTTTATATTTCGGGTAGTACAACAGAAATATTTAGTAATCAATTAAGTTTATCTTATTATGAAATTAATAATGCAACAGAAGGGGAAATAAGATTTCCTGATGAATGGATCACTCCGAACTCAGTTCAGTCTGTTCTTACCCCATTCATTATTAATTTAAATGGTAGCGTTCAGTTATCTGGCAGTACTTTAAACTCTGTTTTATGGGAAGTGATATCTGGTCCGTCAGGTGCAGCATTCAGTTTTGGTAATAGTACAAATGCAGTAACAACTTTTTCAACAAATACTTATGGTACCTACATATTAAGATTATCCGCTAGTAATTCTTCTGCACAGAGTTCATCTGATGAAGTTACTATAGTAATAAACCGGCAGATGAACACCTCTCCTGTAGCTGTGGCGACATGGAATGATGGAACAGATGGTATTCTAACCGTTGAGTGGGATACTTATGATCCTTACAGTGGTACTTGGTATGGCTTTTATCAAGCTCAATTATCGGGTTCGGCTTCTTCCGATTCGGATGGCAATATAGTAGGCTACTATTGGCAGTATAATTTAAATGGATCAGGATGGAATGATTTAGAAACTGCTTCTCCTGCATTTCCGAATGTACCAACTCCTGTAAAATCAATAGAAACAAATGGTAATTGGAAGTTTAGGGTTAAAGTGAAAGACGATTTTGGAACTATTAGTAATTGGAGTAATGAGTTAATTCTGAATATTACAGATACTAAAACTGGCATACCATCAAATCTTTTTGCATTAAATATTTTATACGGAGGTTTAGGATATTATAATACACAGGCACAACTAAATAATTCTTCTGCTAATAAAATACATAAATTGGTTGTAAAAACAATTTCGTATACAAATACGGTTGGTAATATAGCAACAGATAAATTTTTATTAAGAATAGAAGGAAATGGAACTCTTCAATATAGCACACCTGCTGTCGGAGTTGAGAGAGATATTACTTCAGTTATGAATGATAATATGTTAATAACAATAGATTTAGATTATCCGATTCCTGCTAAAAACGCAATAATTAAATTTATTGCTTACGATACAAATAATAATATAATGGACACAAAAACCATTAAAATGGGTAATTCTGGAAATGCTATTGCTTACGTATCCAACGGAAATAGTATGTCTTTCCCAATAAAAGTAAATTCAAATAAAAAAGTGAAGGTTATTGTTAATGGTAGTGTAAATATGAATCCTGGCTGGAATGTATCATTGGCTAACGGACTTAATCCTGCGTCTGAAACACATAATTTGGTTTCAAATGAAGCAAAGACTTTTAATTTAGTTTTAATTCCGGGAAATACTTATTATTTGATGAGTAATTCGATACAAGGACCAACAGGAACCAGTGCAACAGTGGAATTAATTGATTCTTAA